A single genomic interval of Terriglobus albidus harbors:
- a CDS encoding alginate lyase family protein — protein MRDAIMEVSRRAFCTGATAAALLELPPARLWAQHNAAGYDLVASTDRQRIMTAARNYLALKPATVTSFPSDRSPGGPHDFFSEADYFWPNPADPNGPYINRDGQSNPNNFNGHRKAMIALSLQVPALTAAWLLTRDRRYAEHAASHLRAWFVTPDTRMNTNLEYSQGVHGVTTGRNFGIIDTLHLVEVARAASHIAPAVMSSADQQALRAWFRDYLHWLKTSEKGIAEKKTLNNHAVCWALQAAEFARLIDDQQTRQEVAEQYKTVFMPDQLGKDGSFPKELARTKPYSYSIFNFDVAAMLCQSLRDSSENLYEFKLADGRGICKAGEFLYPYLKDKSSWPYKKDVEHFDSLPVRSPGLLFTGLECNQQQYIALWKTMNPDPSDAEIIRNYPVRQPLLWFPSQQRKKA, from the coding sequence GTGCGAGACGCAATCATGGAAGTGTCCCGCCGTGCCTTCTGCACCGGCGCTACGGCGGCAGCTCTACTTGAGCTGCCGCCGGCCCGGCTTTGGGCACAGCATAACGCTGCCGGCTATGACCTGGTGGCCAGCACCGACCGTCAGCGCATCATGACGGCCGCCCGCAACTACCTTGCTCTGAAACCCGCCACAGTCACGTCCTTTCCTTCTGACAGAAGCCCTGGCGGGCCGCATGACTTCTTCTCAGAAGCCGACTACTTCTGGCCGAACCCGGCCGATCCCAATGGCCCGTACATCAACCGTGACGGCCAGAGCAATCCGAACAACTTCAACGGCCATCGCAAAGCGATGATCGCGCTCTCGCTCCAGGTGCCGGCGCTCACGGCCGCATGGCTGCTCACGCGCGATCGGCGCTACGCCGAACACGCCGCCAGCCATCTGCGCGCATGGTTCGTCACCCCCGATACGCGGATGAATACAAACCTCGAGTATTCGCAGGGTGTCCACGGTGTGACTACCGGCCGCAACTTCGGCATTATCGACACGCTGCACCTGGTTGAGGTCGCGCGGGCCGCGTCGCATATTGCCCCCGCCGTCATGAGCTCTGCGGATCAGCAAGCGCTGCGTGCGTGGTTCCGCGATTACCTGCACTGGCTGAAGACCAGTGAAAAAGGAATCGCCGAAAAGAAGACCCTGAACAACCACGCGGTCTGCTGGGCGCTGCAGGCCGCAGAGTTCGCTCGTCTGATCGACGATCAGCAGACCCGCCAGGAAGTCGCCGAACAATACAAGACAGTCTTCATGCCCGACCAACTCGGCAAGGATGGCAGCTTCCCGAAGGAACTGGCGCGGACCAAACCGTATAGCTACTCCATCTTCAACTTCGATGTGGCTGCGATGCTCTGCCAGTCACTGCGTGACAGCAGTGAAAACCTCTACGAGTTCAAGCTGGCTGACGGCCGGGGAATCTGCAAGGCAGGGGAGTTCCTCTATCCCTACCTCAAAGACAAGTCCTCCTGGCCGTACAAGAAAGACGTCGAGCACTTCGATTCCCTGCCCGTCCGCTCCCCGGGACTTCTCTTCACCGGCCTGGAATGCAATCAGCAGCAGTACATCGCTCTCTGGAAGACCATGAATCCTGACCCGTCTGATGCTGAGATCATCCGCAACTATCCCGTACGGCAACCGCTGCTCTGGTTTCCGTCGCAACAGCGTAAAAAAGCCTGA
- a CDS encoding glycoside hydrolase family 2 TIM barrel-domain containing protein yields the protein MTITRRSFLAGAACLGVMKTPLLASALQDTHSQPSTAQRLTDGWEFYRGPLDPKFQVWHSEELVTWQKVALPHCFNAYDGCDPDTPAYRGQGWYRRKLAIDNPYPQGRTLLHVEGAGQSSAVYIGTERAGEHVGGYDEFMVDITDACGRQKDSKAVPIAILCDNGRDLDRMPSDLSDFTLYGGLYRNVSLVYVPALSLEAVHTAVAFEPGKAAQVTVTARLYAPQPVSGTFDIKLAIVDPAGKTVHQQSLQRTSWNGEVELASFELPSPQVWAPETPNLYRCDVTLQSPSGTASASHRFGVRHTRFEEHGPFYLNGERLLLRGTQRHEDHAGYAAATPESVLRKEFELIKGMGANFIRLAHYQQSRLVLELCDELGILVWEEVPWCRSGITSPLFRQRGLDLMRIMIDQHRNHPSVLLWGLGNEDDWPSEPGGEDHAQIRAYMTELRDLAHKQDPSRLTSFRRCDFAKDIPDVYSPSIWAGWYSGSYVEYREALEKARTATPFFFHAEWGADSHAGRHAEDPDPMLAHILTGRGTAEKGFDYKLTGGAPRMSRDGEWSETYACDLFDWYLQTQESLPWLTGTAQWVFKDFTTPLRVDNPVPRVNQKGVTTRDLTPKEGYYVFQSYWTKEPMVRIYGHNWPVRWGKAGQQRMVRIYSNCAEVELWLNGKSVGVKKRTAGDFPCSGLSWDLSFREGENELRAVGKSGSSQASDSVRFQYQTATWSKPAKLTLRTVQSAPDHVTIEARMLDATGVPCLDSRTVVRFSLAGNGALIDNLGTPNGSRVVQLYNGRAEISLRRTGPVVASVHAEGIESAFLTLENTH from the coding sequence ATGACAATTACGCGACGCTCCTTTCTCGCAGGCGCTGCCTGCCTCGGAGTCATGAAGACTCCTCTGTTGGCCTCTGCACTGCAGGACACCCACTCGCAACCATCAACCGCTCAGCGTCTGACCGACGGCTGGGAGTTTTATCGCGGCCCGCTCGATCCGAAGTTTCAGGTATGGCATAGCGAAGAGCTGGTTACCTGGCAGAAGGTTGCGCTTCCCCACTGCTTCAATGCCTATGATGGTTGCGATCCTGATACCCCCGCCTATCGTGGGCAAGGCTGGTATCGTAGAAAACTCGCCATCGATAACCCTTATCCCCAGGGGCGGACGCTTCTGCATGTTGAAGGCGCCGGTCAAAGTTCCGCGGTCTATATAGGCACGGAGCGCGCCGGCGAACACGTCGGCGGCTATGACGAGTTCATGGTCGATATCACCGACGCCTGTGGGCGCCAGAAAGACAGCAAGGCAGTCCCGATCGCGATTCTTTGTGATAACGGACGCGATCTAGATCGCATGCCTTCTGACCTGAGCGACTTCACGCTCTATGGCGGTCTCTACCGCAATGTCTCTCTCGTATACGTGCCGGCGCTCTCACTCGAGGCTGTCCATACCGCAGTGGCATTCGAGCCCGGCAAAGCAGCGCAAGTCACGGTGACGGCCCGTTTGTATGCACCGCAGCCGGTCTCCGGCACGTTCGATATCAAGCTCGCTATCGTCGATCCGGCCGGTAAGACTGTTCATCAGCAGTCGCTGCAACGCACTTCCTGGAATGGCGAGGTTGAGCTGGCATCCTTCGAGCTACCATCTCCGCAAGTCTGGGCACCGGAGACACCTAACCTTTACCGCTGTGACGTCACCCTGCAGTCTCCTTCGGGAACTGCATCCGCCTCGCATCGCTTCGGAGTTCGTCATACACGCTTTGAAGAACATGGTCCTTTCTACCTGAATGGCGAGCGTCTGCTGCTGCGTGGAACGCAACGGCATGAAGACCACGCCGGCTACGCTGCGGCAACTCCGGAGTCAGTCCTACGTAAAGAGTTCGAGCTGATCAAGGGAATGGGAGCAAACTTCATCCGGCTGGCGCACTATCAACAGTCCCGGCTCGTTCTCGAGCTCTGTGACGAACTCGGCATCCTGGTCTGGGAAGAGGTCCCCTGGTGCCGCAGCGGCATCACCAGTCCTCTGTTCCGCCAGCGCGGTCTTGATCTGATGCGGATCATGATCGACCAGCATCGCAACCACCCCTCTGTGTTGCTCTGGGGATTGGGGAATGAAGATGACTGGCCGAGCGAACCCGGCGGAGAAGACCATGCTCAGATTCGCGCGTACATGACCGAGCTTCGTGACCTCGCGCACAAGCAGGATCCATCACGTCTTACCTCCTTCCGGCGCTGCGATTTCGCGAAAGATATTCCCGACGTCTACTCGCCGTCGATCTGGGCCGGATGGTACAGCGGCAGCTACGTCGAATATCGCGAGGCGCTGGAGAAGGCGCGTACTGCGACTCCCTTCTTCTTCCACGCCGAGTGGGGCGCAGACAGCCATGCAGGCCGCCATGCTGAAGATCCCGATCCCATGCTGGCGCACATCCTTACCGGCCGCGGCACCGCCGAGAAGGGCTTCGATTACAAGCTCACCGGCGGAGCTCCACGCATGTCGCGCGATGGCGAGTGGAGCGAAACCTACGCCTGCGATCTCTTCGACTGGTACCTGCAGACGCAGGAGTCTCTTCCCTGGCTCACAGGCACGGCACAGTGGGTCTTCAAGGATTTCACGACGCCTCTGCGCGTCGATAACCCGGTTCCTCGTGTCAACCAGAAGGGTGTCACCACCCGCGACCTCACGCCCAAGGAAGGCTATTACGTCTTCCAGTCGTACTGGACGAAAGAGCCGATGGTCCGCATCTATGGACATAATTGGCCGGTACGCTGGGGCAAGGCAGGACAGCAACGCATGGTACGCATCTACTCAAACTGTGCCGAGGTCGAGCTTTGGCTTAATGGCAAGTCAGTAGGCGTCAAAAAGCGTACAGCGGGAGATTTTCCCTGCAGCGGGCTAAGTTGGGACCTTTCCTTCCGCGAAGGTGAAAACGAGCTTCGCGCTGTCGGCAAGAGCGGCTCATCCCAAGCCAGCGACTCTGTCCGCTTCCAATATCAGACCGCAACATGGTCAAAGCCTGCGAAACTGACGCTGCGCACCGTACAAAGCGCGCCCGACCACGTGACCATCGAAGCCCGCATGCTGGACGCAACCGGAGTTCCCTGTCTCGACTCTCGTACCGTCGTTCGTTTTTCACTTGCCGGTAATGGTGCCCTGATTGATAACCTTGGAACGCCCAACGGATCGCGTGTCGTGCAGCTCTATAACGGCCGCGCAGAGATCAGTTTGCGGCGTACCGGTCCGGTCGTCGCCTCAGTTCATGCCGAAGGTATTGAATCCGCATTCCTCACATTGGAGAACACACATTGA